Proteins from a single region of Halorubrum sp. 2020YC2:
- a CDS encoding NADP-dependent malic enzyme, which produces MGLDDDAREYHRQEPPGKIEIETTKPTNTQRDLSLAYSPGVAAPCRDIAADPESVFEYTAKGNLVAVVSNGSAVLGLGDIGASASKPVMEGKGVLFKRFADIDVFDIELDIDTVDPFCEAVTAMEPTFGGINLEDIKAPECFEIEERLREEMDVPVFHDDQHGTAIISGAALMNAVDISGKELSELDIVFSGAGASAIATARFYVSLGARKENITMCDSSGIITEERVKAGEVNEYKSQFATPVEGGDLADAMEGADVFVGLSVGGIVSQEMVRSMAADPIIFAMANPDPEITYEDAKDARDDTVIMATGRSDYPNMVNNVLGFPFLFRGALDVRATEINEEMKAAAAEALADLARKDVPDAVVKAYGDDPLQFGPDYVIPKPLDPRVLFELAPRVAEAAMESGSARTEIDLEQYRERLEARLGKSREMMRVVLNKAKSDPKRIALAEGTDEKMIRAAYQLSEQGIAEPVLLGDADTISQTAAELGLSFRPEIVDPDNRDVSAYGERLYELRKRKGITKREANDLVERDTNYLGSVMVETGDADAMLTGLTHHYPSALRPPLQVVGSAADTDTVAGVYMLTFKNRVIFCADTTVNQDPDAETLAEVTRHTADLARRFNVEPRAAMLSYSNFGSVDNAGTRKPRDAVDILQSDAGVDFPVDGEMQADTAVVDDILNGTYEFSELDQAANVLVFPNLEAGNIGYKLLQRLGGAEAIGPMLVGMDQPVHVLQRGDEVKDIVNLASVAVVDAQE; this is translated from the coding sequence ATGGGATTGGACGACGACGCGCGGGAGTACCACCGGCAGGAGCCGCCCGGGAAGATCGAGATCGAGACCACGAAGCCGACGAACACGCAGCGAGACCTCTCGCTGGCGTACTCGCCGGGCGTCGCGGCGCCGTGTCGCGACATCGCGGCCGACCCCGAGTCGGTCTTCGAGTACACGGCGAAGGGGAACCTCGTCGCCGTCGTGTCGAACGGATCCGCCGTTCTCGGACTCGGAGATATCGGCGCGTCCGCGTCGAAACCCGTCATGGAGGGGAAAGGCGTGCTTTTCAAGCGGTTCGCCGACATCGACGTGTTCGACATCGAACTCGACATCGACACCGTCGACCCGTTCTGCGAGGCGGTGACGGCGATGGAGCCGACCTTTGGCGGGATCAACCTCGAGGACATCAAGGCGCCCGAGTGCTTCGAAATCGAGGAGCGGCTCCGCGAGGAGATGGACGTCCCGGTGTTCCACGACGACCAGCACGGCACCGCGATCATCTCCGGCGCGGCGCTGATGAACGCGGTCGACATCTCCGGGAAGGAGCTCTCCGAGCTCGATATCGTCTTCTCCGGTGCCGGCGCGTCAGCCATCGCGACCGCGCGGTTCTACGTCTCGCTCGGCGCGCGCAAGGAGAACATCACGATGTGTGACTCCTCGGGCATTATCACTGAGGAGCGCGTCAAGGCGGGCGAAGTCAACGAGTACAAGAGCCAGTTCGCCACACCCGTCGAGGGGGGCGACCTCGCGGACGCGATGGAGGGCGCCGACGTGTTCGTCGGTCTGTCCGTCGGCGGTATCGTCTCGCAGGAGATGGTCCGCTCGATGGCTGCCGACCCGATTATCTTCGCTATGGCTAACCCCGACCCGGAGATCACCTACGAGGACGCGAAGGACGCGCGCGACGATACGGTGATCATGGCGACGGGCCGGTCGGACTACCCGAACATGGTGAACAACGTGCTCGGGTTCCCGTTCCTGTTCCGCGGGGCGCTGGACGTGCGCGCGACCGAGATCAACGAGGAGATGAAGGCGGCCGCGGCGGAGGCGCTGGCCGACCTCGCGCGCAAGGACGTCCCGGACGCGGTCGTGAAGGCGTACGGCGACGACCCGCTCCAGTTCGGTCCCGACTACGTCATCCCGAAGCCGCTCGATCCGCGGGTGCTGTTCGAGTTGGCGCCGCGCGTCGCGGAAGCCGCGATGGAATCCGGGTCGGCGCGGACCGAGATAGACCTAGAGCAGTACCGGGAGCGGCTCGAAGCGCGCCTCGGCAAGTCCCGGGAGATGATGCGGGTCGTGTTGAACAAAGCGAAGAGCGACCCGAAGCGGATCGCGCTCGCGGAGGGGACCGACGAGAAGATGATCCGCGCGGCCTACCAGCTCTCCGAACAGGGAATCGCAGAGCCGGTGCTGCTCGGTGACGCCGACACCATCTCGCAGACCGCGGCCGAACTCGGGCTCTCGTTCCGTCCCGAAATCGTCGACCCCGACAACCGAGACGTCTCCGCGTACGGTGAGCGGCTGTACGAGCTCCGCAAGCGCAAGGGGATCACGAAACGCGAGGCGAACGACCTCGTCGAGCGGGACACCAACTACCTTGGGAGCGTCATGGTGGAGACCGGAGACGCCGACGCGATGCTCACCGGACTCACGCACCACTACCCGTCGGCGCTCCGGCCACCGCTCCAGGTCGTCGGCTCCGCCGCGGACACCGACACCGTCGCCGGCGTGTACATGCTCACGTTCAAAAATCGGGTCATCTTCTGTGCGGACACGACGGTCAACCAAGACCCGGACGCGGAGACGCTGGCGGAGGTCACGCGACACACCGCCGACCTCGCGCGCCGGTTCAACGTCGAACCGCGCGCGGCGATGCTGTCGTACTCTAACTTCGGCAGCGTCGATAACGCCGGAACGCGAAAGCCGCGGGACGCGGTCGACATCCTCCAGTCCGACGCCGGCGTCGACTTCCCCGTCGACGGTGAGATGCAGGCGGACACCGCGGTCGTCGACGACATCCTCAACGGCACCTACGAGTTCTCCGAACTCGACCAGGCCGCGAACGTCCT